The Phycisphaeraceae bacterium genome contains the following window.
TCGGGGTCGAGTGGGCCGAGTCGTGGATGGAATACTTGTCTGGATCGAGGCCTTGGTGTTCGATTTCGTTCATGACCCATGTGCGATAGCCACCCGCGCCGACGCCTTCGATCGGATGCGCAGCGAAGGCACGCAGTCCCCAGACTCCCATCGCGATGCGTGCCCCGGTGGGCGAAGTGAACTCGTCGCGATCAAGGGCTCCGCGAATCTCGTCGCGGGCTTCGATGACGCGGCTGGTGATCGGGCCACGCAGCGCAAGGCCTGCGACAAGGGCGAGCAGGCCGAGGAACACACACACGCCGATGATGCGTCGAGGTTGAGTGCGCAGCTCTGAACCCAGAGCAAGCGCGAGGGTGATGATGATGAGCAAGGCCGATGCGATCCATCCGCCGCGCGAGCCGGTCGCGAGTAGGCCCAGGGCGGTCAGCAGCGCGAGCGAGCATCCGATCAGGCGTGTGCGCCCGCGCCCGAGAAAGGCAGCGGGGAGGTGAAGCCCGAGCGCAGCGGTCAGCAGCGAGCCAGCGGTGGCGGCTCCCCACCATCCCGGAAAGCGATTGGGCATGTGGGTAAATGGCAGCCACGCGCTTCCCTGGAAAATCACTTCGACGAACTGCATGAGGTTGCCCAGCAGAAAGCCGGTACACAAAGCTGCAATCAGGAGCCGTCGCGATTCGATGATCGGCCACAGGGCCGGGATCAGCAACGCGAAGCGAAGATCCGAGAGTTCGAGCAGCCCCGTCTGGGGATCAGGCGACCACGCGAGTGAAATCGCCAGCCACGCTGCCCACGCCAGAAGCATCAGAAACACCGGCTGTCCCACCGAATGAATCACCATGCGGCGCGTCCACATCAGCCGAAGCACGAAATACCCGAGGAGAACCCAGAAGGAGATTTCGACAATGCTCATCGGCCCGGCGATGCCCGCAACGCAGACAGCTGCGATCAAGGCGTGAATACGCAATCGCCGGGGTGCACTCTCGCGCTGTTCGTCGAACAACCGGTCGATATTGCTGCGACCGATCCAAGGTCCGCTGAAGAACGTCGCCAGACGGGTGATAGGGTTATGGGCGGGAATATGATTCGATTGGCTCACGCTTTTTTGACTCTATCTGGCGTTCGGGGTCAACCTGTGCGGAATGGAGAAGGTATCAAGCCGAGAAAGAACGTGTACGAATGCTCGGAACTCGGGTGTCACTGGATCGTATCTTGTTCGGATTACGAACATTTTGGGGTGACTTGGGGTTAGAGATTTCGTAACCTTGTAGGTTGATCGGGTGTTTGCATGACGGGCCGAGACGTACAGGCGGAGGCAGATGATGCACGAAGTTCAAAAAGTTCTCAATGCTGCGTCGCTGCGACTGATGGTCGTTGAGGTGCTGCGCACAGGGACGGTGCTGCTGAGTGTTTCGCTCGCGGCGCTGTTCCTGATCAAGGTTGTCGAGAAGCTCACGCCGATCGATTTCCCCTGGGCTCAGTTGTTTATTGGAGCCGCAGCGTTCACAGTGGTGGGGGCGCTGGTGTGGGCGTATGCGCGTCGTGCGCGAGGCGTAGACCTTGCGCGTGTGGTCGATGAGCGTGCGGGATTGCGTGAGTCGCTGAGCACCGCGCTGTGTGTCGCGCGGGCTGATGACCCGTGGTCGAAGGCGGTGGTCGAGACAGCTCGCGATCGCGCCAGGCGCGTTGTGGTTCGCGACGCGGTGCCGATCCAGGCGCCTCGGCTGTGGCAGGTTCCGATTGTGGCAGCCCTGGCGCTGGCCAGCATGTGGTTCGTGGGTCGGCATGATCTGACTGGTTATCTGGCCAAGAAGGAACAGGAAGAAGCGATCCGTGACGAGATCCGCCAGGTGATGTCGGAGGTGCAGGTCGATCAGGAGAAGCTCGACGAACTGCTGCGCAAGGCCGGTATCGAGGATGGCACAGGCGACGAGGCCCCACAGGCCGAGCCGCAGCGACCCGAGCCCAGGAGCGTCGATGAGATTCGCCGCGAGGCCCTTCGCAATCTGACCAAAATGAGCGAGCAGATTCAGGCCAAGCAGGACGGCGAACAGGCCCGAACGCTTGCAGCGATCGAACGCAACCTCGAACAACTCAAAGCCCCGGGTCCGGGCCCGATGACAGAGTTCGCCCGAAGCCTGGCCCGCGGCAACTATGCCGACGCGCAGGCCAAACTGGACGAGATGGCTGAGAAGCTTGCAACCGGGCAGATGAACGAAGCAGAAAAGGAAGCTGCTCAGGAGCAACTTGCCAATCTCAAGGAACAACTCGATCAGTTGGCGCAGAACACCGACAAGATCGAACAGGCGTTGCGACAGGCGGGCATGACGGCGGAGCAGGCTTCGAAACTGGCACAGGCAGCGTCCGATCCGCAGGCGATGAAGGACGCGCTCGAACAGTTGCAGAATCTGAGCGAGCAGCAGAAGCAGCAGTTGATGGACATGGCGCAGGCGCAATGCGAAGCTGGCGAAGCGTGCCAGGGCATGGCGGGCGCGATAGGTCAGATGGCCCAAGCCATGAGCGAATCGAACAGTTCGGGTGCCATGTCCGAAGCGATGGATTCCATGAGCCAGCAACTCAGCCAGATGGAGATGGCTCAGCAGGAGATGCAGAACCTTCAGAATGCGATGGCTGAGTGCAACTCACAGATGCAGAAACTCGGTGAGTGCATGAGCGATGGCTCATCAGGTCAGTGCTTCGGCGACGGCGCAGGCACGCAAGGCCAATGGGCGGCTGGCGATTCCTCGCTTTCGCAAGGCTCCGGCTCGGGCGGGCCTGGGCAGGGACAGGGCGGCAGCATGGATGAGGAACGAACTGACTTCATGCTTCAGCGCGAAAAAGTGCAGGTCGCCAATCAGGGCGGACCGATCATCG
Protein-coding sequences here:
- a CDS encoding O-antigen ligase family protein, whose translation is MSQSNHIPAHNPITRLATFFSGPWIGRSNIDRLFDEQRESAPRRLRIHALIAAVCVAGIAGPMSIVEISFWVLLGYFVLRLMWTRRMVIHSVGQPVFLMLLAWAAWLAISLAWSPDPQTGLLELSDLRFALLIPALWPIIESRRLLIAALCTGFLLGNLMQFVEVIFQGSAWLPFTHMPNRFPGWWGAATAGSLLTAALGLHLPAAFLGRGRTRLIGCSLALLTALGLLATGSRGGWIASALLIIITLALALGSELRTQPRRIIGVCVFLGLLALVAGLALRGPITSRVIEARDEIRGALDRDEFTSPTGARIAMGVWGLRAFAAHPIEGVGAGGYRTWVMNEIEHQGLDPDKYSIHDSAHSTPIHVAATGGLVAITLALLLVACIGWAAWHSVPPESRGTYAAGPACALLGLVLVCAFDTIHLSSRTGALLGVLLALCPAYMPPRARA